From one Pempheris klunzingeri isolate RE-2024b chromosome 5, fPemKlu1.hap1, whole genome shotgun sequence genomic stretch:
- the rnf141 gene encoding RING finger protein 141: MGQQLSGQAVMNRLPEKLVKHAGLVRDSSYLTYEEFLARVAELNDVTAKLAAGQQKHLLFEVQPGSDATALWKVAVRVLCTKINKENGMMEASRIMNLYQFIQLYRDITSQANEVLSAEGATEGPSAQLPSTDSCQASMWMGRVKQLTDEEECCICMDGKADLILPCAHSFCQKCIDKWSGQSRNCPICRLQVTAANESWVMSDFPTEDDIAGYILNLADEAGHPHRP; the protein is encoded by the exons ATGGGCCAGCAGCTCTCAGGTCAGGCGGTGATGAACCGTCTGCCTGAGAAGCTGGTGAAACACGCCGGGCTGGTACGTGACAGCAGCTACCTAACCTACGAGGAATTTCTGGCAAGAGTGGCTGAACTCAATGACGT TACGGCCAAGCTCGCTGCCGGACAGCAGAAGCACCTGCTGTTTGAGGTGCAGCCAGGATCCGATGCCACGGCTTTGTGGAAGGTGGCTGTCAGGGTCCTCTGTACCAAG ATCAACAAGGAGAACGGTATGATGGAGGCTTCACGCATCATGAACCTGTACCAGTTCATCCAGCTCTACCGTGACATCACCAGCCAGGCCAACGAGGTGCTGTCTGCAGAGGGCGCCACCGAGGGCCCGTCGGCCCAGCTCCCCTCCACGGACTCCTGCCAGGCCAGCATGTGGATGGGCAG AGTGAAGCAGCTGACCGACGAGGAGGAGTGCTGTATCTGCATGGACGGAAAGGCCGACCTCATCCTGCCCTGCGCGCACAGCTTCTGTCAGAAGTGCATTGATAAATG GAGTGGGCAGAGCCGAAACTGCCCGATATGTCGCCTGCAAGTGACTGCTGCCAATGAATCGTGGGTAATGTCTGATTTCCCCACAGAGGACGACATAGCCGGCTACATCCTCAACTTGGCTGACGAGGCGGGCCACCCACACAGGCCttaa